A stretch of the Lonchura striata isolate bLonStr1 chromosome 17, bLonStr1.mat, whole genome shotgun sequence genome encodes the following:
- the E2F1 gene encoding transcription factor E2F1: protein MAAAGGAAGLAALLGSASPHLLIVSAAEEPAGGGHPDTDLLLFATPQPARPGAAPRRPALGRPPVKRKLNLETDHQYIAESLPVSRGKARNPAKGAKSPGEKSRYETSLNLTTKRFLELLSQSPDGVVDLNWAADVLKVQKRRIYDITNVLEGIQLITKKSKNHIQWLGSQATVGAPGRHRLLEKELRELQAAERQLDDLIQMCTVQLRLLTEDPANQHAAYVTCQDLRSIVDPAEQMVMVIKAPPETQLQVSDPAEAFQVSLRSTQGPIDVFLCPEDSSGVCSPVKSPFKAPAEDSSPSHSQPRASLLLHPAQDVNMPLLPGEQEALLPGPSAVPSKSPEEEEEEVSLSPLASMDILLEQSREDLAGFLADEFINLSPPQAQDYHFGLEEGEGISELFDCNFGDFTPLDF, encoded by the exons atggcggcggcgggcggcgcggcggggctggCAGCGCTGCTGGGCAGCGCCTCCCCGCACCTCCTGATCGTCTCCGCCGCCGAGGAGCCCGCGGGCGGCGGCCACCCCGATACCGACCTCCTGCTCTTCGCCACGCCGcagcccgcccgccccggcgccGCGCCCAGACGGCCCGCGCTGGGCCGCCCGCCG GTGAAGAGGAAGCTGAACTTGGAGACGGATCACCAGTACATAGCGGAGAGTTTGCCAGTGAGCCGGGGCAAGGCCAGGAACCCCGCTAAAG GGGCAAAGTCTCCTGGAGAGAAGTCCCGCTATGAAACCTCCCTGAACCTCACCACCAAGCgcttcctggagctgctgagccaGTCCCCAGATGGTGTGGTGGACCTCAACTGGGCGGCCGACGTCCTGAAGGTGCAGAAGAGGCGCATCTACGACATCACCAATGTCCTGGAGGGCATACAGCTCATCACCAAGAAGTCCAAGAACCACATCCAGTGGCT GGGCAGCCAGGCCACGGTGGGAGCGCCAGGCCGGCACCGGctgctggagaaggagctgcgggagctgcAGGCGGCCGAGCGGCAGCTGGATGACCTCATCCAGATGTGCACGGTGCAGCTGCGCCTGCTCACCGAGGACCCCGCCAACCAGCA CGCAGCCTATGTCACCTGCCAGGACCTCCGCAGCATTGTGGACCCCGCGGAGCAAATGGTGATGGTTATCAAAGCCCCCCCAGAGACCCAGCTGCAGGTCTCAGACCCAGCAGAG GCATTCCAGGTCTCCCTGCGAAGCACTCAGGGCCCCATTGATGTGTTCCTCTGCCCCGAGGACAGCTCTGGGGTCTGCAGCCCCGTCAAGAGCCCCTTCAAAGCCCCTGCAGAGGACTCTtctcccagccattcccagcccagagcctccctgctcctgcatcctgcCCAGGATGTGAACATGCCGCTGCTGCCTGGAGAGCAAG AAGCGCTGCTGCCAGGGCCGAGCGCAGTGCCCAGCAAGAgcccagaggaggaggaggaggaggtgagccTGTCCCCACTGGCCTCCATGGAcatcctgctggagcagagcagggaggacTTGGCGGGTTTCTTGGCCGATGAGTTCATCAACCTGTCGCCGCCGCAGGCGCAGGACTATCACTTCGGGCTGGAGGAGGGCGAGGGCATCAGCGAGCTCTTCGACTGCAACTTTGGGGACTTCACCCCCTTGGACTTCTGA